The sequence aaaaaagggtcggtttggtggctttttggtgattttttttgaaACGCCGTCGTTACGCTCCAGAGTGAACGCGCGCCGCCGCTCTGCGACCTcccgcccgccagggggcgccgccttcccgccgttcccgcccttcctCGCCGCCTATTGGCTGCCGCCTCCGTCCGTCCCAATCGCCGCGCTCCTATTGGACGGCGCCGCCTGCCGAGTGGGCGGAGCTTGTGCGCAGCCAGGCGGCTCGGCGGGAAGGTGcgtgaaggggggggggaggcgaAAAgcgggaaaaataaaaataaaaaggtgagttttggggtgaaaaagtggggttttgggggggaggaaaggcggggggggggccggcagggagagggaggtttttttggggggattcGTCAGGGGAAaagaggttttggggggatttttgaggggaaaaagggttttttggggggttcctgaggggaaaaattgggttttggggggttgtggaagggagagaggattttggggggaattctgaggggaaaatggagtttttggggggtccctgaggggaaAATGGAGTTTGTGGGGGGTccgtgagggggaaaaaagggtttgAGGggatttttgaggggaaaaaagtttttttggggggttccTGAGGGGAAAAACTGGATTTTGGGGGGTTGCGGAAGGGAGAGAGAGCATTTTGGGGgaattttgaggggaaaaaagggtttttggggggtccctgaggggaaAACGGGGTTTGTGGGgagttttgagggaaaaaaaggtgttttgggggtccgtgagggaaaaaaaggttttggggggatttttgaggggaaaaaacggGTTTTTGGGGTTCCTGAGGGGAAAAactgggttttggggggttccGGAAGGGAGAGAGAGCATTTTGGGGgaattttgaggggaaaaaagggtttttggggggtccctgaggggaaAACGGGGTTTGTGGGgagttttgagggaaaaaaaggtgttttgggggtccgtgagggaaaaaaaggttttggggggatttttgaggggaaaaaacggGTTTTTGGGGTTCCTGAGGGGAAAAactgggttttggggggttccGGAAGGGAAAGAGAGCATTTTGGGGgaattttgaggggaaaaaagggtttttggggggtccctgaggggaaAACGGGGTTTGTGGGgagttttgagggaaaaaaaggtgttttgggggtccgtgagggaaaaaaaggttttggggggatttttgaggggaaaaaacggGTTTTTGGGGTTCCTGAGGGGAAAAactgggttttggggggttccGGAATGGAGAGAGAGCATTTGGGGGggatttagaggaaaaagaagttttTTGGGGGGTCCTTGAGGGGAAAAACTGGATTTTGGGGGGATCCGGAGGAGAGAGAAAGACTTTGGGGGAAGTTTTGAGGGGCAAAAAGGTTATTTCGGGGGATCCGTGAGGAAAAAACAAGTTCTGGGGggatttatgaagaaaaaaaaattattggggGGGTAAACAGAGTTTTGGAGGGGGTTTATGCtgggaaaaaatgtctttaggggatttttttgggggaaaaaaggttttcGGTGGGGTCCCCGTGGAGAAAActggttttttggggggatttttgtgaggaaaaaggATTTTTGGTGGGATTCGAGAGagcaaaaaaggtttttttgggggtcCCCGAGGGGGAAAACAGGTTTTGGGGTGGGACCCAGGGTGGAGAAAAATGATTTTGGGGAGGATTTTTGagtggaaaaaagatttttttggggAGGACCCTTGAGGGAAAACAGgcttttggggattttttcgggGTGCAGCAGCCTCAAGGGGGGGTGTGATACCCGGGGGGGGCGGTGTGAgacccgggggggggtgtgtggctGATTTTTGGGTCAATTTGGAGCCGTTTGGGGTAACCCCTGTGTCCCCCTTTCTCTTGGCAGGCACAGACGATGCAGGAGGGCAGCGACCTGCCGGCACCGGGTAAGGGGGTTCCTGGGGGGGCTAAGTTAATGAGTGGGGGGGGCTGTGAGTTAATGAGGGTGTTAACGAGCCTTTTCTCCCACAGGTgaggggcccccccgggccctgccGCTTTTGGGGGTCCCCCCTCGGGTGTTGAGGGGTCACCCCGGGCTGCAGCGCCTCCTGCACGGTTTGGGGCAACGGCTGGGGCCCGACGGGCTCAGCAAGAGCCTGGAGGGGCAGCTgcaggaggtgaggggggggaatttgggggggctTGAAGAGGATTTGGGGAGGATCTGGGGGGGTTAAGGGGGtattggggggatttgggggagtttgaagaggatttgggggggtttggggggactgaggggggtttgggggtacTTGGGGGGGTTTGTGTGGATctgggggggttgagggggtattggggggcatttggggggtttgggggggtttgaaGAGGATTTGGGAGGATctggggggaatttgggggggcttgaaaaggattggggggggcctgtgggggatttggggggggttgaagaggatttgggggtttggggggatcgAGGAGCGTtttggggggatgctggggagatTTGCGGGTGTTCCTGGGGTccggggggggatttgggggtcctggTGTGTTTCCGGGGCGCCGTGTCTCgttttttggggtgatttggtgcGATTTTGGGGTTCTCCCCCCCCTGCAGGCGCGGGCGGGGCTGGAGCTATCCCGGGGTCTCTGGCTGCGCTGGGAGAGCCTGTGGCGgggggtgcaggagctgctgctgcacccccaAATCCTGACCCCCCCCGTGAGTCCCTGACACCCCCCTaaacacccccccctccccaaaaacaaCAACCCGCCGGGATGAACCAAAATCCCCGTAatctgccccaaacccccccgcaGGTGCTGCAGgcgctggagcaggggctggcgCTGGCCCAGCTGAGACGGggggacccccccttccccctgccgctgcccccccccggggtgagAGCgcgggacccccaaacccccccaaatcctctcTTCACCCCCAAgttaccccaaatccccccaactCCCCCGATTctaccccaaatccccccaactCCCCCGATTctaccccaaatcccccccgaCCCCCTAAatcccccccaatgccccccaaatcccccagacACCCCCGATTCCACCCCAAATctcccccaatgccccccaaattcccccccgaccccccagtcaccccccaattccccccaaaacccccaaggCCCCCCCGAATGCCCCCCAAatgcccccaggcccccccaattccaccccaagtgcccccccaaatcccctcagacCCCCTCGATtccaccccaaatccccccagaccccccaaatcccccaaggCCCCCCCGAatgccccccaaatccccccaggtccccccaaatccccccagaccccccaattccccccccaattgccccaaatccccccagaccccccaaatcccccccaaattgccccagaccccccaaatcccccccaaattgccccagatccccccagacccccccaaattgCTCCCAATCCCCCCAGACCCGCTCCAACCCCTCAAATTACCCCGATttccccccaagtccccccccagaccccccctaacctctctcccccccccccaggacccctcccctCTGGGAGCCCTCGTGCTGCCGGCCCTGGAGCGTCGCTTGGCCCAAAAAACGGGAGAATTGGCCCAATTCCACAGCGGGGGGGAGGGCGGCCCCCCCTCGTCCCCCCCCCTGTCGCTGCCGGGGGCGCTGCGGGCGCAGCGGGGGCGCctggggggggcgcggcggcagCACCGGCACCTGCGGGGGGTCCTCACGCGCCAGGGGGGGGCCTGCCCCCGGgtgagggggatttgggggaaattCCCCGGATTTGGGGAAAATTGGGGCGggtgggggagaaagg is a genomic window of Athene noctua chromosome 40, bAthNoc1.hap1.1, whole genome shotgun sequence containing:
- the HAUS4 gene encoding HAUS augmin-like complex subunit 4, with protein sequence MENCSERAPPLCDLPPARGRRLPAVPALPRRLLAAASVRPNRRAPIGRRRLPSGRSLCAARRLGGKVREGGGEAKSGKNKNKKAQTMQEGSDLPAPGEGPPRALPLLGVPPRVLRGHPGLQRLLHGLGQRLGPDGLSKSLEGQLQEARAGLELSRGLWLRWESLWRGVQELLLHPQILTPPVLQALEQGLALAQLRRGDPPFPLPLPPPGDPSPLGALVLPALERRLAQKTGELAQFHSGGEGGPPSSPPLSLPGALRAQRGRLGGARRQHRHLRGVLTRQGGACPRVLGRCRRLLEQLSGRRCAGERAALDRRRSLYLDTKSGALLLKIRSQELAVLLDTYTPEKIATHRLVRDGLEGAYAAARAEASGAREALAAFEGLGAPFGEKVREYGQLRERLRRRRWDLQQLRPQSSQ